TGTTTTAAGTTGACATTTTGTTGCTTTTTTTGTCAACCTATTTCAGGACAAGTCATCCTGAAATAAGTTTACATTTTTCCTTTTACCTTTTTGCCTTTACCTTTCACCTTTGCTCATCTTTGATTCCTTTGGAAGCGGTCAACGTAAAGGCTGAAGGCTGAAGGGTTGACTCCCTTCCCCATTGAAGGGGGAAGGGCCGGGGATGGGGGCTTTGTCCTGAAATAAGTTTACATTTTTCCTTTTACCTTTTAGCCTTTACCTTTCACCTATTCCCTGTTACTTATTCCCTATTACTTATTAGTTATTTATACTGAAACCTGTAAAACTGTTTGTCTTTCGAGAGGTCCAGTGGATTATCGGAAAACCATTTCAGGAACTGTTCGAAGCGGTCTTTGTTGTTTGTAATCCAGGCATCGGCTTCGCTCTCGTTGCCATAATAGAAGAGCCAGTAGTTATAACAGTCGAAATAGTTTTTGCTTATCAGCTGCTTATGGAAATCGAAGAGCACGTTGGGGTAGTTCTTCGACTGATCTTTTGAAAAGTACATCTCAATGAATTTTGTTCTGATTCTGTTGAGCGTTGCCAGATTGATTTCTTTCTCTCCTACCAGACTCAGCAGATAATTCATTTCAAAGACGCTGTTGGCGAAGGGCAGTTTAAAGTCGTTCAGATCGTTTATGCTGATGGTAGCGTTTTGTGTAAAGCTGACGGCGATGGACGAATCTTTAAACGTGATGCTTTTGCTATAGGTGTCGTAGAGCAGCTTGCTCATCTTCTCTGTTCTGCCGGACGTACGTTCAATGTTACAGAAGAGTTCGCCGTACATAACAGCCCAAACGGTTTCGGAGGAGCCCGCATACAGTGAGGCGGCGTAGAAGTAGTTGGACGGAAACGCGGGCGCGTTCTCTATGCCTTTCTCGAACCATGTTACGGCGGCATCATATTCTTTGCGGTTGTACTTATTGATGCCCTGACCGGAATACAGCAGACCGGCATACGGATATTTCTCCAGGCCTTTTTCGTAGGTCTTGTCCGACTTATCCACTTCCTCCAGTTTATTGTAGGCATTGGCAAGGAGTTGGTAATACACGGGGCCGGAGGCGGGAGCATCCATAATTTTCTCCAGCAGCTTTGCGGCCGTTTTGTATTCTTCCAGATGGTAGTAGGCGTATGCCTTTTCGTACTGATAATCCGAATTTTTAGGCTCCAGCTTGATGGCTTTATCCAACAGCACAATGGCACCTTTGAAATCGTTTGCCGAATCCATAATGGCAATGGCCTGTTTATACAGCTCGTCTGCTTTCTGCGCATAGCCTGCCGACGCAAACAACATTGATAATACCAGGAAACCGAAGAGGAGTTTATTTTTCATAGGATTGGGGGTTGATGGTTTTTCCTTATTGGTAAGGTAATTCTGGCCAACGAGATTTATTCCTTGACTGTGCTATCATCTTGTTTGTTCTCATTGTTTCGCTCAATAATAGTTTCCTTTAATTTGTCATAAGGAACTATAGTTGTCAAAGCTTTTAATGATTTTAAGGTTATTGAGTGCTGACTTCGTTTGTATTCATTAAGCCGTTGTGTGGATAAAACATAAAATTCCCACTGATTAATATTCAAAGGCTCTATAGAAGTTTTATCGGTGTGATGAAGCAGACAAAACACATACACGTCGGCGTGTCGTTTCTTGGTGTCAGATTGCTTGTTTGTAAAGCTATCCCAATACAACGCAGGTTTTGTGCTGAATGATATTGTTGAAAGAGAACGCTGAAACCATGACTGAATAAACCCTGAAGATTTTACTTCAATTTTTATTCCTTCCGGAGTTTTCAGATCATAAGCGCTCCATTCATCTCTGAGAATATTCAAATCCAAGCCCAATGCTGTTGCAACAATAAACTCTGCGAAGCCGCCACGAATGGTATTTGACAGGATGTCTGATGTACTCCAGCGCCAAAAGTCCAGAATGGAATAATCCAGTTCTTTCCCATCAAATATCAATTTCTCATTTCCGGTTTTTGGCAAGGGTGTTATTCTGTCGAGATTCATATTGCCGGGATCGTGCATTGTACCTTTGTTTTAAATGCCTGCCTCCTAAGCATAGCCTGCCGACGCAAACAGTATTGATAATACTACAAAACATAAGAGGAGTTTATTTTTCATAGGATTGGGGGTTGATGGGGAGTTTAGGAAATTAGAGGGGGATTTGGAATTTATAGGTTACTCTGTTTTATATTAATAATACTCTTTTCCAATTTGACTCATAATTATTTGTGTATTGGCATTCTTGAATTTAAGGATAAAGTATTGCTATTCCAAGCCTTGCAGTGTGAGATGATAATTTCTGAAGAACATCGGCAAATAATTTGTCTTTGGCTTTTGCAATAATTTTATACTCTAAAGAATTTTTCAAATCATCTTCATTTACAGTTTGGAATTTGTAAAAATTAAAAATTATCATTTGCGGTTTTTCAATGTTTTCAATATGAATCGGATGCAGGAAAGAGTAAAACCCGTCTCCTTTGAAATATTTATCTATCAGCTTTTCATCAAAATCCAACATTATTCCACCAATAATTCTAGATTGAAGTTGCTTCTTTTTGCCGGCAAAATCGCAAGGAGGTGTTATTTCAATAGCTATTCGTTTGATGCTTTTCGGGTTTTCAACTTCTTTGCCCGCGTTATCTATCCTCTTGTCCATGAAATCTTTGTGCTCACTTATTTTTATTTCATTCTCTTTGCTGTAAAAATGATTAAAATATATCGGGTTTCTATTTTCAACAACCTCATAAATATTTCCAGGGAGTACTACAGCTTGCAACAAGTTTTGAAAATCCAACAATAAAAGTGAATTTAATTTTGAAAAAATATTTATGCTATCTTCTCCTGCCTCAATTTTTAAATTATCGGGATTCAGAAATAATCCCAAAATGTCTTGATGAGAATTTGATATTTCAACTTGCAAAGCATCCATCAATGATTTAACCAAGTCTTTTTGCAGAAATGGATTAACATTGTTCC
This DNA window, taken from Bacteroidota bacterium, encodes the following:
- a CDS encoding CDC27 family protein is translated as MKNKLLFGFLVLSMLFASAGYAQKADELYKQAIAIMDSANDFKGAIVLLDKAIKLEPKNSDYQYEKAYAYYHLEEYKTAAKLLEKIMDAPASGPVYYQLLANAYNKLEEVDKSDKTYEKGLEKYPYAGLLYSGQGINKYNRKEYDAAVTWFEKGIENAPAFPSNYFYAASLYAGSSETVWAVMYGELFCNIERTSGRTEKMSKLLYDTYSKSITFKDSSIAVSFTQNATISINDLNDFKLPFANSVFEMNYLLSLVGEKEINLATLNRIRTKFIEMYFSKDQSKNYPNVLFDFHKQLISKNYFDCYNYWLFYYGNESEADAWITNNKDRFEQFLKWFSDNPLDLSKDKQFYRFQYK